A segment of the Cololabis saira isolate AMF1-May2022 chromosome 3, fColSai1.1, whole genome shotgun sequence genome:
CCTGGTCCACGGAGGCGCTGGAGGCAGCTCCGCTGCATGTGGCCATGCTGGCGCACTGCTTCACGATGGCCttcatgacccctgagcaacggcacaaacacaaacagcagTCTTTCAATCATACAACCAGCTCCAATACTGCAAAGAGCCACACTTTCATTTAGTGGTaccaggggtgtgtgtgtgtttgaccaGATGTTCGGTCGCAGTTGTTACCCAGAGTGTCGACGGTGGTCATGCACGTGTCGAGCGGCTGCTGGCACTCCTGCGTGGTCAGGTTGCACTCTTCATTGGTGGCTGAGGAGCTGCACACGTAGCACTTGAGTGGCAGCGCTGCACACAAACACCATTCACGGTCAGCTAAACATTAACACATGAACTACAAAAGCCAGCGCG
Coding sequences within it:
- the LOC133427336 gene encoding prostate stem cell antigen-like, which encodes MILGLVFLFLLVSPALPLKCYVCSSSATNEECNLTTQECQQPLDTCMTTVDTLGVMKAIVKQCASMATCSGAASSASVDQEGNGNSINCCHGYNLCNFSAAESTHTPTLLLFTVCVLLPLLR